The following proteins come from a genomic window of Excalfactoria chinensis isolate bCotChi1 chromosome 6, bCotChi1.hap2, whole genome shotgun sequence:
- the LOC140254459 gene encoding uncharacterized protein has product MWVSLPGASVAGRDREAWKWACTHPKGASQLQSFVLAVTGDREEREASGARLQLRGLEDCRVKTIGAAFGKREKDGRQNYRFSLSRQVVESCGPGILKLGPQHSQWNNHHKATEAREMNSRIFFHIGKEMNSRIFFFHIGKGDEQQYFLFTSAREPNSRIFITSRSVAEHRLRQGGRRGASRQTRRSATRKPVGMRIRRHQESKSVKQKNKEGGPDGSSCAKSKADSTAFLHLYNIK; this is encoded by the exons ATGTGGGTTTCATTGCCGGGGGCGTCCGTCGCAGGCCGGGACCGAGAAGCGTGGAAATGGGCGTGCACGCATCCAAAAGGAGCTTCTCAACTTCAGTCGTTTGTTCTAGCT GTGACAGGAGACCGGGAGGAGCGCGAGGCCTCCGGAGCTCGTCTTCAATTGCGA ggaCTGGAGGACTGCAGGGTAAAGACGATCGGCGCAGCTTTTGGGAAACGTGAGAAGGACGGCCGGCAGAACTACAGGTTTTCACTCTCCAGACAGGTTGTGGAGTCGTGTGGTCCCGGGATACTCAAGTTGGGCCCGCAGCATTCGCAATGGAATAACCATCACAAAGCCACGGAAGCAAGGGAgatgaacagcaggattttctttcacatcggcaaggagatgaacagcaggatttttttctttcacatcggcaagggagatgaacagcaatattttctgttcaCATCGGCAAGGGAGCCgaacagcaggatttttatCACATCGCGTTCTGTAGCGGAGCATCGGCTTCGACAGGGAGGACGGAGGGGAGCGAGCCGTCAGACGAGAAGGTCGGCCACCCGGAAGCCCGTCGGGATGAGGATACGGCGTCACCAG GAAAGCAAGTCAGTTaagcagaagaataaagaagGTGGTCCTGATGGTTCTTCTTGTGCCAAGTCAAAGGCTGACTCCACTGCTTTTCTACATTTGTATAACattaaataa
- the LOC140254450 gene encoding uncharacterized protein isoform X1, whose amino-acid sequence MKEDLGEPAGEAQEAVMEGCLRTKGQPKSLLCSERVRRSACAHWWPFRSDLRSSSSSFKNRAGIWCDCRASVEGGELCCVLGWCMLSLGVRGPLILFEGDGMWVFLFRLRVCRRNGVGRGDACRSGACFIWCGAALWSEVPSLGQELQSLQVWISFLLCGTPEMLKSSTRGLGEQKKSLKTEEWPVSVQEGQEGGSGEPEVNRLYLCSWECDRTACSGCVSK is encoded by the exons ATGAAGGAAGACCTAGGAGAGCCGGCGGGTGAGGCTCAAGAGGCAGTAATG GAAGGGTGTCTGAGGACCAAAGGACAGCCCAAGTCCCTGCTGTGTTCAGAAAGGGTGAGAAGGTCAGCCTGTGCACACTGGTGGCCCTTCAGAAGCGATCTGAGGAGCTCTTCCAGCAGTTTCAAGAACAGAGCAGGCATCTGGTGTGACTGCAGAGCCTCTGTGGAGGGAGGTGAATTGTGTTGTGTTCTTGGCTGGTGCATGCTGTCCCTTGGTGTCAGAGGCCCATTAATTTTGTTTGAGGGTGATGGTATGTGGGTTTTCTTGTTCAGGCTGAGGGTGTGCAGGAGGAATGGAGTTGGGAGAGGTGATGCCTGCAGGAGTGGAGCATGTTTCATCTGGTGTGGTGCGGCACTGTGGAGTGAAGTCCCCTCCCTgggtcaggagctgcagagtcTCCAG GTGTGGAtatcttttctcctctgtggaacacctgaaatgctgaaatcaaGTACTAGAG gtcttggagaacagaagaaaagcctgaagaCTGAAGAATGGCCAGTGTCAGTACaggaagggcaagaaggaggatctggggaaccAGAGGTCAATCGGTTGTACCTCTGTTCCTGGGAATGTGACAGAACAGCTTGTTCAGGATGCGTCTCCAAGTGA
- the LOC140254450 gene encoding uncharacterized protein isoform X2: MKEDLGEPAGEAQEAVMEGCLRTKGQPKSLLCSERVRRSACAHWWPFRSDLRSSSSSFKNRAGIWCDCRASVEGGELCCVLGWCMLSLGVRGPLILFEGDGMWVFLFRLRVCRRNGVGRGDACRSGACFIWCGAALWSEVPSLGQELQSLQVWISFLLCGTPEMLKSSTRAACSKCLGNIKQDKLAVYIS, encoded by the exons ATGAAGGAAGACCTAGGAGAGCCGGCGGGTGAGGCTCAAGAGGCAGTAATG GAAGGGTGTCTGAGGACCAAAGGACAGCCCAAGTCCCTGCTGTGTTCAGAAAGGGTGAGAAGGTCAGCCTGTGCACACTGGTGGCCCTTCAGAAGCGATCTGAGGAGCTCTTCCAGCAGTTTCAAGAACAGAGCAGGCATCTGGTGTGACTGCAGAGCCTCTGTGGAGGGAGGTGAATTGTGTTGTGTTCTTGGCTGGTGCATGCTGTCCCTTGGTGTCAGAGGCCCATTAATTTTGTTTGAGGGTGATGGTATGTGGGTTTTCTTGTTCAGGCTGAGGGTGTGCAGGAGGAATGGAGTTGGGAGAGGTGATGCCTGCAGGAGTGGAGCATGTTTCATCTGGTGTGGTGCGGCACTGTGGAGTGAAGTCCCCTCCCTgggtcaggagctgcagagtcTCCAG GTGTGGAtatcttttctcctctgtggaacacctgaaatgctgaaatcaaGTACTAGAG CTGCCTGTAGcaagtgcttaggaaacatcaAACAAGACAAACTTGCAGTGTATATTTCATGA